The Methanococcoides methylutens MM1 genome has a window encoding:
- a CDS encoding COG1361 S-layer family protein, whose protein sequence is MIKMTDSRYALPIMASLAVLLLFVAPVHASSTLPSNGAFTAANAELPEFFNFDENYYTVFGGPDVTATLLGDNEFERGETVTLHLDLMNKGLITGFRSEEDDFYLTQLEQKLQSTEMSYESQRTTAIGIVAILTPLDPAVNVKSGPQEAGTLVSGQKTDSPVSFNVEISNNAEAGSYPMRLDLYYGYQKNVQINGDNETDLGITNMEVGLWYDMGTQNTTFDIYVKDEARFEVTNVTGELYPDSESLLYVTFENVGDLPAKDATVRISAADPFSTTDDQAFLGTLDAGENTTAVFKLKVDDLAVPKAYALNSEIKYEDTDGHDMISDTVKIKTEVLPASANDSGSGMTGIIIGAVILIVIAGGAYFVYRSRGSGNSKDE, encoded by the coding sequence ATGATTAAAATGACCGATTCCAGATACGCTTTGCCAATAATGGCTTCCCTTGCTGTATTGCTGCTTTTTGTAGCACCTGTACATGCATCTTCCACACTGCCATCGAATGGTGCGTTCACGGCAGCCAATGCAGAACTACCTGAATTCTTCAATTTTGATGAGAACTATTATACTGTATTTGGTGGTCCTGATGTGACTGCAACTCTCCTTGGTGATAATGAGTTCGAACGTGGTGAGACTGTAACATTGCACCTTGATCTTATGAACAAGGGTCTGATCACAGGTTTCAGGTCTGAAGAGGATGACTTTTATCTTACTCAGCTTGAGCAGAAACTGCAAAGCACCGAGATGTCCTACGAGTCCCAGCGAACGACAGCAATTGGTATTGTTGCTATCCTGACTCCTCTTGATCCTGCTGTCAATGTAAAGTCCGGTCCTCAGGAAGCAGGAACTCTTGTTTCAGGCCAGAAGACCGACTCTCCTGTCAGTTTCAATGTTGAGATCTCGAACAATGCAGAGGCGGGTAGCTATCCGATGCGTCTTGATCTGTATTACGGGTACCAGAAGAACGTTCAGATAAACGGAGACAATGAGACCGATCTTGGTATTACCAACATGGAAGTAGGTCTGTGGTACGACATGGGTACACAGAACACTACTTTTGACATATACGTGAAGGATGAGGCAAGGTTTGAAGTTACCAATGTGACCGGTGAGCTGTATCCTGATTCCGAAAGTCTGTTGTATGTTACCTTTGAGAACGTTGGTGACCTTCCTGCAAAGGATGCTACTGTGAGGATCAGTGCTGCAGATCCGTTCAGTACTACGGATGACCAGGCGTTCCTTGGTACACTTGATGCCGGGGAGAACACTACTGCAGTGTTCAAGTTAAAGGTCGATGACCTTGCAGTACCAAAGGCTTATGCACTTAACAGTGAGATCAAGTATGAGGATACCGATGGTCATGACATGATCTCCGATACTGTGAAGATCAAGACTGAGGTTCTTCCTGCATCTGCAAATGACAGTGGTTCCGGCATGACTGGCATCATCATTGGCGCAGTGATACTCATAGTTATCGCGGGTGGTGCTTATTTTGTGTACCGCAGCAGGGGTTCAGGTAACAGCAAGGATGAGTGA
- a CDS encoding translation initiation factor IF-2 subunit gamma — MSQPCVNIGMVGHVDHGKTTLVSALSGVWTDTHSEELKRGISIRLGYADTTFRKCPTCPEPQCYTVAKKCEHCGEKTEEVRTVSFVDSPGHETLMATMLSGAAIMDGAILVIAANEECPQPQTKEHLMALNIIGIENIVIVQNKIDLVPKEKVIEHYHQIKEFVKGTVAENAPIIPISAQQNINIDVLIDAMNEMIPTPVQKIDKPAHMLIARSFDINKPGTPIDKIAGGVIGGTLTEGSLHSGDDLEIRPGRKVESENAIHWEPIYTNINMIAAGKDKVEEATPGGLLALGTGLDPSITKSDSLTGQVAGAPGTLPPTHDSFTLELKLLERVVGISDDEPIEIGKIKTSEPLMLNVGTATTVGIVTSAREDVAEAKLKRPVCAEPGSMVAISRRVGSRWRLIGVGVIKA, encoded by the coding sequence TTGAGTCAGCCTTGTGTTAATATTGGCATGGTAGGTCATGTCGATCATGGGAAAACGACGCTTGTAAGCGCGTTATCAGGAGTATGGACCGATACTCATAGTGAAGAGTTGAAGCGTGGTATTTCTATCAGGTTAGGGTATGCAGATACTACCTTCAGGAAGTGTCCAACTTGCCCCGAACCTCAGTGTTATACTGTAGCCAAGAAATGTGAGCACTGCGGTGAAAAGACCGAGGAGGTCAGGACCGTATCCTTTGTGGATTCCCCTGGTCACGAGACTCTTATGGCTACAATGCTTTCAGGTGCTGCTATCATGGATGGTGCTATCCTTGTTATCGCTGCGAATGAGGAATGCCCGCAGCCACAGACAAAAGAGCATCTTATGGCCCTGAATATCATTGGTATTGAGAACATCGTCATTGTCCAGAACAAGATCGATCTCGTTCCAAAAGAGAAGGTCATTGAACACTATCACCAGATCAAGGAGTTCGTAAAGGGAACTGTTGCCGAGAACGCACCTATAATTCCTATCTCAGCACAGCAGAACATCAACATCGATGTGCTTATCGATGCGATGAACGAAATGATACCAACACCTGTGCAGAAAATTGATAAGCCTGCACATATGCTTATTGCAAGGTCTTTTGATATCAACAAGCCCGGAACACCTATCGATAAGATCGCAGGTGGTGTTATTGGCGGAACACTTACAGAAGGTTCATTGCATTCAGGCGATGATCTTGAGATCCGTCCGGGGCGCAAGGTGGAGAGTGAGAATGCCATTCACTGGGAGCCTATATATACTAATATCAATATGATCGCAGCCGGCAAGGACAAGGTCGAAGAGGCAACTCCGGGCGGACTGCTTGCATTGGGTACCGGACTTGACCCAAGTATCACAAAGAGTGATTCCCTTACAGGTCAGGTTGCAGGTGCACCGGGCACATTACCACCAACACACGATTCATTTACTCTGGAGCTAAAGCTTCTTGAGCGTGTTGTCGGTATTTCAGATGATGAACCGATTGAGATCGGTAAGATCAAGACCAGTGAACCATTGATGCTCAATGTTGGAACTGCTACTACTGTTGGTATTGTGACAAGTGCCAGGGAAGATGTCGCAGAGGCAAAGCTCAAGAGGCCGGTTTGTGCAGAGCCTGGTTCCATGGTTGCTATTAGCAGGCGTGTTGGCTCACGCTGGAGACTTATAGGCGTGGGAGTCATTAAGGCTTGA
- a CDS encoding DNA-binding protein: protein MNVIIDTNGLMIPVQFRVDIFSELKRLGYDELIVPQAVINEIGILIKRYRGENKTAAKVALSLADRCTIVDRTGSADDVILQLALDTGAAVLTNDVGLIGRLKEVDVTVVRLRQKNHLDIV, encoded by the coding sequence TTGAATGTTATAATTGATACAAATGGTTTGATGATCCCGGTTCAGTTCAGAGTTGATATCTTCTCGGAACTGAAGCGTCTGGGCTATGATGAGCTTATTGTTCCTCAGGCGGTCATAAATGAGATAGGGATCCTGATCAAAAGATACAGGGGTGAGAACAAAACAGCGGCAAAGGTTGCACTTTCATTGGCTGACAGATGTACTATTGTTGACCGCACAGGAAGTGCGGATGATGTCATTCTCCAGCTTGCTCTTGATACAGGGGCAGCGGTCCTGACGAATGATGTCGGCTTGATAGGACGTCTCAAGGAAGTGGATGTGACCGTTGTACGTTTGCGCCAGAAGAACCATTTGGATATTGTATGA
- a CDS encoding DNA-directed RNA polymerase, with product MYKRMKLADTVRVAPRLLGEDVGVSVKDALKEKLEGRVDKTLGAIVAVTNIEEVGEGHILVGDGAVYYDAVFEAIVFIPQLQEVIEGLVVETVEFGAFVSIGAMDGLLHVSQVTDDFMSYDGKNGRLLSKTGGRTLSEGDKVRARIVAVSTNEREPRDSKIGLTMRQHALGKLEWLEEARKPKSEESKE from the coding sequence ATGTATAAAAGGATGAAACTTGCGGACACTGTCCGTGTGGCTCCCCGCCTTTTAGGTGAGGATGTAGGAGTCAGTGTAAAGGACGCACTCAAGGAAAAACTTGAGGGCAGGGTCGATAAGACACTTGGTGCAATTGTTGCGGTCACGAATATTGAGGAAGTTGGAGAAGGCCACATCCTTGTTGGTGACGGAGCAGTCTATTATGATGCGGTTTTCGAGGCAATTGTATTCATCCCACAGCTTCAGGAGGTCATTGAAGGACTGGTAGTTGAGACCGTTGAGTTCGGCGCGTTCGTCAGCATAGGTGCCATGGACGGCCTGTTGCACGTAAGCCAGGTCACTGATGACTTCATGTCATATGACGGCAAGAACGGAAGGCTTCTGAGCAAGACCGGTGGACGTACCCTTTCAGAAGGTGACAAGGTGCGTGCCCGTATCGTTGCTGTGAGCACAAATGAAAGAGAGCCAAGGGATAGTAAGATCGGTCTGACCATGCGTCAGCATGCTCTTGGTAAGCTGGAATGGCTCGAAGAGGCTCGCAAGCCTAAATCTGAAGAATCTAAAGAGTGA
- the spt4 gene encoding transcription elongation factor subunit Spt4 — MVEQVCRECHRLVTGQTCPVCGSSNLSDDWTGLVIIVDPQRSKIAEMIGVTVADKYALKVR, encoded by the coding sequence ATGGTAGAACAGGTATGTCGTGAATGTCACAGGCTTGTAACAGGCCAGACCTGTCCGGTATGTGGTTCAAGCAATTTGAGCGACGACTGGACCGGACTTGTTATTATTGTTGATCCCCAGCGATCAAAGATCGCAGAGATGATCGGTGTGACAGTCGCCGATAAGTATGCTTTGAAGGTGCGTTAA
- a CDS encoding GTP-dependent dephospho-CoA kinase family protein — translation MVCEIVLPESLRPLFRKPFGILYEGVGGDAVRSSVKDLGNPTKLISVGDVTTFHLLESNIIPDILIVDDRTKRAPASSQVVYGTKHQGFVEVTVDNPAGVITEDLISVIGDALVSDRNVRIFVNGEEDLAALPAMMMAPIGSVIMYGQPDKGVMLVRMTESKKAEIKDLFDKILEKQDHKEQFNNVRRILHGH, via the coding sequence TTGGTTTGCGAGATCGTTTTGCCGGAGAGTCTTCGACCTCTTTTCCGGAAACCTTTTGGTATCCTGTATGAGGGTGTTGGCGGTGATGCCGTCAGAAGCTCGGTGAAGGATCTCGGTAATCCCACAAAACTTATATCTGTGGGTGATGTTACTACTTTCCACTTGCTCGAATCAAACATCATTCCGGATATACTGATCGTGGATGACAGGACGAAAAGGGCACCGGCATCCTCACAGGTTGTCTATGGTACAAAACATCAGGGTTTTGTTGAAGTTACAGTCGATAATCCTGCTGGTGTGATTACCGAAGACTTGATATCTGTGATCGGAGATGCGTTAGTGTCTGATCGGAATGTCCGGATCTTCGTAAATGGTGAAGAGGATCTTGCGGCTTTACCTGCGATGATGATGGCGCCCATCGGGTCGGTTATAATGTATGGCCAGCCTGATAAAGGTGTAATGCTTGTAAGGATGACAGAATCCAAAAAAGCAGAAATTAAAGATCTATTTGATAAAATTCTTGAAAAACAAGATCATAAAGAACAGTTCAATAATGTGCGGAGGATATTACATGGACATTAA
- a CDS encoding 30S ribosomal protein S24e, whose product MDINITEDKNNALLNRREVKFAATFEGATPSRIDVKNRLAAMLNVPLELVILQKFDNSYGMSAAEGYAKIYEDADRMKVVEKEYVLKRNELPEPEVEEEASEEAEAAEDSE is encoded by the coding sequence ATGGACATTAATATTACAGAAGACAAAAACAACGCACTTCTCAACAGAAGGGAAGTGAAGTTCGCTGCGACCTTCGAGGGTGCAACACCTTCAAGGATCGATGTAAAGAACAGACTGGCTGCAATGCTTAACGTGCCACTTGAGCTCGTCATTCTCCAGAAGTTCGACAACAGCTACGGAATGTCCGCAGCTGAGGGTTACGCAAAGATCTATGAAGATGCAGATCGCATGAAGGTAGTCGAGAAGGAATACGTTCTTAAAAGGAACGAACTTCCAGAGCCTGAAGTCGAAGAGGAAGCATCCGAAGAAGCTGAAGCAGCAGAAGACAGTGAGTGA
- a CDS encoding 30S ribosomal protein S27ae, giving the protein MAVKDYYKVNGDSIERLRQFCPRCGDGVYLADHKDRLTCGKCGYTEFKK; this is encoded by the coding sequence ATGGCAGTTAAAGACTACTACAAGGTAAATGGCGATTCCATCGAAAGGCTGAGGCAGTTCTGCCCACGCTGTGGCGATGGCGTATACCTCGCAGACCACAAGGACAGACTTACCTGTGGCAAGTGCGGATACACTGAGTTCAAGAAATAA